Proteins encoded together in one Marispirochaeta sp. window:
- the grpE gene encoding nucleotide exchange factor GrpE, with amino-acid sequence MSKQQNEEVVENQPQEVVESTENETSEAAATGSSTTDEQVKADGELETLRNRIQELEAENSELKSQYLRKSADFENFRKRMFREKEESVKYANTNLLSDIVNIIDDFERAIKSSQESRDFEMFHSGIELIEKQFTGMLERNWGLKRFESEGEIFDPQKHEAIGMEEREGLQDQMVIEDYQKGYMLHDRVLRHAKVKVGVPKAASSEDQDDQELNKNKE; translated from the coding sequence ATGTCTAAGCAGCAGAATGAAGAGGTGGTTGAGAATCAACCTCAGGAGGTTGTTGAGTCCACCGAAAACGAGACGTCTGAAGCAGCCGCTACTGGGTCCTCAACTACTGATGAGCAGGTAAAAGCAGACGGCGAGCTCGAAACGCTCCGTAATCGGATACAGGAACTTGAAGCAGAAAACAGTGAACTCAAGAGTCAGTATCTCAGAAAAAGCGCAGATTTCGAAAACTTCCGCAAACGGATGTTCCGGGAAAAAGAAGAATCGGTTAAGTATGCAAATACAAACCTTCTTTCCGATATCGTCAACATTATTGATGATTTCGAACGGGCTATTAAATCATCTCAGGAATCAAGGGATTTTGAGATGTTTCATAGCGGAATCGAGCTTATCGAGAAGCAGTTTACCGGAATGCTCGAGCGGAATTGGGGCTTGAAGCGTTTTGAGAGCGAAGGGGAGATCTTTGATCCCCAGAAACATGAGGCCATCGGTATGGAAGAGCGGGAAGGTCTCCAGGACCAGATGGTTATAGAGGATTATCAAAAGGGGTATATGCTTCACGATCGTGTGCTCAGGCACGCGAAGGTGAAGGTCGGGGTACCAAAGGCCGCCTCGTCTGAGGACCAGGATGATCAGGAACTAAACAAGAATAAGGAATAA
- the lepB gene encoding signal peptidase I yields the protein MKIHIASLIHRQRNNPSWYLPALLLLLWTLDAFFSIFFTGFRSVDWALLVSIAVKILVILLNSFFLYRLFLQEDSGLYKRAKTYSGYFIVFVYVFYNLPRMSWEMSRIIDDGTYTRLWISAFISTLLPIFFYISLWLHPFQKAWGVYLSKSEQKELRKQQKEKKIKRPLKTAIWENVDAVMQSIIIVIILQHFIFQLYVIPTESMVPTYLIKDRTLVTKFQSGPAIPLTKWRLPVISEPKRGDIVVFQSPEYTHKTLARRVFQQFIYYITLTMVDIDRDENGMPRKRFIVKRLVGEPGEKLMMIDDTLYVKQPGKEYIPLPEDELYSNVDLYTQPPEIRERIEYMPLDASTRQMLDYWDAYKAESDIRGLASELQARWSSLERTLAGFSAFDVEYLKQNLIGQMLQRGKDTDELIEEIRIRLRSVGLQPFQYADSYRYDILLLLDTLLQGSNDLTAYVQEGIDSAKRDTTNKFEESSKKLNLIFKIKQIERLQLFADFVQQRATPAVISSSVDFISSQQNAEELFRYLTEFYDNRNFPPVPGEDNDYIPEGSYFLLGDNRYNSLDFRHSHSGRSLASLDKDDSMSIMYFSLLEPYLLEEKNILGKAVATFWPPGRIGLTR from the coding sequence ATGAAGATCCATATTGCTTCGCTTATCCATCGACAGCGGAATAACCCATCATGGTACCTGCCGGCCCTGCTGCTGCTCCTTTGGACGCTCGATGCCTTCTTTTCCATATTCTTCACCGGATTTCGCAGTGTTGATTGGGCACTTTTAGTATCTATTGCTGTTAAAATTCTGGTTATTCTTTTAAACAGTTTTTTTCTCTATCGCTTGTTTCTGCAGGAAGATTCAGGTCTATACAAGCGGGCGAAAACCTATTCGGGATACTTCATTGTATTCGTCTATGTTTTCTATAACCTGCCGAGGATGTCCTGGGAGATGTCCAGGATCATTGACGATGGAACCTACACGAGGCTCTGGATCAGCGCCTTCATATCTACTCTGCTGCCGATATTTTTCTATATAAGCTTATGGCTGCACCCCTTTCAGAAGGCATGGGGGGTCTATCTTTCAAAGAGTGAACAAAAAGAACTTCGTAAACAGCAAAAAGAAAAGAAAATAAAGCGTCCCCTTAAAACCGCGATATGGGAGAATGTTGACGCAGTAATGCAGTCGATCATTATAGTAATCATTCTGCAGCATTTTATCTTTCAGCTTTACGTAATCCCGACCGAATCGATGGTTCCGACCTATTTGATCAAGGACCGTACTCTGGTAACAAAATTCCAATCGGGACCGGCAATTCCATTAACCAAATGGCGTCTCCCGGTAATCTCGGAACCCAAAAGAGGGGATATTGTCGTTTTTCAAAGTCCTGAATACACCCACAAGACCCTCGCCCGGCGGGTTTTTCAGCAATTCATTTATTATATAACCCTTACCATGGTAGATATTGACCGGGATGAGAACGGTATGCCCCGCAAGCGTTTTATCGTTAAGCGTCTTGTCGGTGAACCTGGAGAAAAGCTGATGATGATCGACGACACCTTGTATGTAAAGCAGCCGGGAAAGGAATATATTCCCCTTCCGGAAGACGAACTCTATTCCAATGTCGATCTCTATACCCAGCCTCCGGAGATCCGTGAACGGATTGAATACATGCCCCTGGATGCGTCCACCCGCCAGATGCTCGACTATTGGGACGCATACAAGGCGGAATCTGATATTAGAGGTCTTGCTTCTGAACTGCAGGCACGATGGTCTTCCCTGGAAAGGACCCTGGCCGGGTTCTCTGCCTTCGATGTTGAATACCTCAAACAAAATTTAATCGGCCAGATGCTTCAGCGCGGCAAAGACACGGACGAACTGATTGAAGAAATCCGGATCCGTTTGAGATCTGTGGGCCTGCAGCCCTTTCAATATGCCGACTCGTACCGTTACGATATTCTGCTGTTGCTGGACACCCTTCTTCAGGGCAGCAACGATCTGACTGCCTACGTTCAGGAAGGGATTGATTCCGCGAAACGCGATACAACTAATAAGTTTGAAGAATCATCAAAGAAACTGAACCTTATTTTTAAGATAAAGCAAATCGAACGTTTACAGCTTTTTGCTGATTTCGTGCAGCAACGTGCAACCCCGGCAGTAATCTCTTCTTCCGTTGATTTTATCTCTTCCCAGCAGAATGCTGAAGAGTTGTTTCGTTACCTGACAGAATTTTACGATAACCGGAATTTTCCGCCTGTTCCGGGAGAGGACAATGACTATATTCCTGAGGGGAGTTATTTTCTTCTCGGGGACAACCGGTATAATTCGCTTGACTTCCGGCATTCCCACTCAGGGCGCAGCCTGGCCTCCCTGGACAAGGATGATTCTATGTCCATCATGTACTTTTCTCTTTTGGAACCGTATCTGCTGGAGGAAAAAAATATTCTTGGGAAAGCGGTGGCCACATTCTGGCCTCCCGGAAGGATCGGACTTACCCGATAG
- the purD gene encoding phosphoribosylamine--glycine ligase, with amino-acid sequence MKVLIVGSGAREHALAWKFSTSKRISALYIAPGNAGTDELGENIPDLDPADPAAITEAAVSRKVTHVVIGPEVSLAAGVADSLKNAGISVIGPERIPARLEASKQFSKSFMLRNKVPTAACVEITDPEQLKKELSSRSSGKVVLKKSGLAAGKGVLESDDPKELQAFGEEILKEDTLILEEFLTGFEVSIFALLDGKNYLLLPPCADFKKAGIDDSGPNTGGMGAICPVPTVSNGLLTEIEERVVRPTMQGLAAEDLMYTGVLYFGLMITESGPKVLEYNVRFGDPEAQVLLPLIESDIGNLVDAMAKGKLDEFPLRISEKSALGIVVASGGYPGAYQKGVSIDSLPRDSEKDSVLFHASTTMGSDGKVLTGGGRCFTVVGLGSSLLSARAKAYALVSEVQFQGAWYRPDIGKKFFAEN; translated from the coding sequence TTGAAGGTACTTATTGTAGGTTCCGGAGCCAGGGAACACGCTTTAGCCTGGAAATTCAGCACCAGCAAACGCATATCAGCACTTTATATCGCCCCCGGGAATGCTGGTACTGATGAACTTGGAGAGAACATTCCCGACCTTGATCCCGCTGATCCTGCCGCCATCACCGAAGCAGCAGTCAGCCGGAAGGTAACTCATGTCGTTATCGGTCCCGAAGTCTCCCTGGCCGCAGGTGTAGCTGATTCCTTGAAAAACGCGGGAATATCAGTAATAGGTCCGGAAAGAATTCCGGCCCGGCTTGAGGCCAGTAAACAGTTTTCCAAAAGCTTTATGCTTCGCAACAAGGTGCCCACCGCGGCCTGCGTTGAAATAACCGATCCGGAACAGCTTAAAAAAGAGCTTTCTTCCCGCAGCAGCGGCAAGGTCGTCCTGAAAAAGAGTGGTCTCGCCGCGGGTAAAGGAGTGCTTGAATCCGACGACCCGAAAGAACTGCAGGCTTTCGGAGAGGAGATCCTTAAAGAGGACACCCTGATTCTTGAAGAGTTTCTTACCGGTTTTGAGGTTTCCATCTTTGCGCTTCTGGACGGTAAAAATTATCTGCTTCTTCCGCCCTGCGCGGACTTTAAAAAGGCGGGGATTGATGATTCGGGTCCTAACACTGGAGGAATGGGTGCCATTTGTCCTGTACCGACAGTCTCCAACGGTCTGCTTACAGAAATAGAAGAGCGTGTCGTACGACCTACCATGCAGGGGCTTGCAGCTGAGGACCTCATGTATACAGGGGTTCTGTATTTCGGCTTGATGATTACTGAATCCGGTCCAAAGGTATTGGAATATAATGTTCGTTTCGGAGACCCCGAAGCCCAGGTACTGCTACCGCTGATCGAATCCGATATCGGAAACCTTGTTGACGCCATGGCGAAGGGAAAACTTGACGAGTTCCCCTTAAGAATCTCCGAGAAATCCGCCCTCGGTATTGTGGTAGCCAGCGGCGGATACCCCGGGGCATACCAAAAAGGCGTCAGCATAGATAGCCTGCCCAGGGATAGCGAGAAAGACTCTGTACTTTTTCATGCATCCACGACCATGGGTTCCGACGGAAAGGTCCTCACCGGAGGGGGCCGCTGCTTTACCGTGGTCGGCCTTGGATCAAGCCTGTTGAGTGCCAGAGCAAAGGCCTATGCCCTGGTTTCCGAGGTACAGTTTCAAGGAGCCTGGTACAGGCCGGACATCGGGAAGAAGTTTTTTGCGGAGAACTAG
- a CDS encoding HAD family hydrolase, with protein MKFRAVAFDIDGTLYPNFHMYLYSLIPALKHPLLALNFGRVRKEIREVRPVENFRHLQARMLADYMGCSPEHAFALAERFLYERWVTSFKGLKPFPGVRAVLDELKHTGFKLAAMSDFPIQSKLDYLGLSGLWDTAFTAEDTNYLKPHPEPFLRLIHELGFRQEEILYVGNSYSYDIEGASAVGIHTAHLTRRPVPASKADFSFYRYSDLRDFVFSHSGV; from the coding sequence ATGAAATTTCGCGCAGTAGCTTTCGATATCGACGGTACATTGTATCCGAATTTCCACATGTACCTGTATTCCCTGATTCCTGCCCTGAAACACCCGCTCCTGGCCCTGAATTTCGGCCGGGTGCGAAAAGAGATCCGCGAGGTAAGGCCGGTAGAGAATTTCCGGCACCTGCAGGCCAGGATGCTCGCCGACTATATGGGCTGCAGTCCTGAGCATGCCTTCGCCCTGGCTGAGCGCTTTCTGTACGAACGCTGGGTTACCTCTTTTAAAGGATTGAAGCCTTTTCCCGGGGTGCGGGCCGTTCTGGACGAGTTGAAACACACGGGATTCAAACTTGCTGCCATGTCCGACTTTCCCATCCAGAGCAAGCTCGATTATTTGGGCCTCTCCGGTCTCTGGGACACGGCCTTTACGGCAGAGGACACCAATTACCTTAAGCCACATCCTGAACCTTTTTTGCGGCTTATACACGAATTGGGATTCAGACAAGAGGAAATCCTCTATGTGGGAAACAGTTATTCCTACGACATTGAGGGCGCCAGTGCCGTTGGTATTCACACTGCTCATTTAACCAGGCGCCCGGTACCCGCTTCAAAGGCGGATTTCTCCTTTTATCGCTATAGTGATCTTCGGGATTTCGTTTTTTCGCATTCCGGGGTATAA
- the purM gene encoding phosphoribosylformylglycinamidine cyclo-ligase has protein sequence MSTYKEAGVDIEGGDRFARFIASIKSPALGPGIGGFAGGMELDLSGYREPVLLSCTDGVGTKLLVAHKLEIYDTVGIDLVAMSVNDLIVCGARPMLFLDYIAIGGLDESILQPLVKGIIAGCEQAECRLAGGETAEMPDLYKPGEFDLAGFAVGMVEKSRMLPKKEKVRSGDSIIGLPSSGIHSNGLSLARKAIPETETELLKELLTPTKIYVKELIPLIESGLILGAAHITGGGLDGNIVRVLPPGFRPILNRNWPIPPIFDAIQQNGNIETEEMYRVFNMGIGLALIVPQAEEAALLQICADHKITALPIGRVEKESR, from the coding sequence ATGAGTACCTATAAGGAAGCCGGAGTCGACATAGAAGGCGGAGACCGCTTTGCCCGTTTCATTGCATCAATCAAATCACCGGCACTGGGTCCGGGAATCGGCGGTTTCGCCGGCGGGATGGAACTGGATTTGTCGGGATATCGGGAGCCGGTACTGCTCTCCTGTACCGACGGTGTTGGCACCAAACTTCTGGTAGCTCATAAACTTGAAATCTACGATACCGTCGGTATCGATCTTGTAGCCATGAGCGTAAACGATCTGATTGTCTGCGGCGCCAGACCAATGCTTTTCCTGGATTACATCGCCATCGGGGGACTCGATGAATCCATACTGCAGCCCCTTGTAAAAGGCATTATTGCCGGCTGCGAACAGGCTGAATGCCGTCTTGCCGGGGGAGAGACCGCCGAGATGCCCGATCTTTACAAGCCCGGTGAGTTCGATCTGGCAGGTTTTGCCGTGGGTATGGTGGAAAAGTCCCGAATGCTTCCAAAAAAAGAGAAGGTCCGCTCCGGTGATTCAATAATCGGCCTCCCCTCCTCCGGGATCCATTCAAACGGACTCTCCCTGGCCCGAAAAGCAATTCCGGAAACGGAAACAGAACTGCTGAAAGAGCTTCTGACACCAACAAAGATCTATGTTAAAGAGCTTATTCCTCTTATTGAATCCGGTCTTATTCTGGGTGCAGCCCATATAACCGGAGGCGGCCTGGATGGAAACATCGTCAGGGTTTTGCCCCCGGGCTTCCGCCCGATACTGAACAGGAACTGGCCCATTCCTCCGATTTTCGACGCCATTCAGCAAAATGGAAATATCGAGACGGAAGAGATGTACCGGGTTTTTAACATGGGAATCGGCCTGGCATTAATCGTCCCCCAGGCGGAGGAAGCGGCACTGCTGCAGATATGCGCCGATCACAAAATTACCGCCCTTCCCATCGGAAGAGTGGAAAAGGAGAGCCGCTAA
- the purN gene encoding phosphoribosylglycinamide formyltransferase: MGNVAVFASGGGTNFQAIADALKDSPHQVVLLVCDKKKAQVRQRALDAGIPVESIVYRKGRTREEAEQELLSRMAQYSIDLIALAGFMRLLSPLLVDAYKDKILNIHPSLLPKYPGTRGIEESFYSGDDELGITIHRVDYGLDTGSIIRQGRISRIDGESLKDFESRIHALEHRLYPEVIFDILERHIH; encoded by the coding sequence GTGGGTAATGTCGCGGTTTTTGCGTCCGGCGGAGGCACTAATTTTCAGGCCATTGCAGATGCTCTGAAAGACTCTCCCCACCAGGTCGTTCTGCTTGTCTGCGATAAAAAAAAGGCCCAGGTTCGTCAGAGGGCACTGGACGCTGGTATTCCTGTAGAAAGCATTGTTTATCGTAAAGGCAGAACACGGGAGGAGGCGGAACAGGAACTTCTGTCCAGGATGGCACAGTATTCCATTGATCTTATTGCCCTGGCTGGGTTTATGAGGCTCCTGTCTCCTCTTCTGGTAGACGCGTATAAGGATAAAATACTCAATATTCACCCTAGCCTTTTACCAAAATACCCGGGCACTCGTGGAATTGAGGAGAGTTTTTATTCCGGAGATGACGAACTGGGAATCACGATCCATAGAGTTGATTACGGACTCGATACCGGATCGATAATTCGTCAAGGTAGAATAAGCCGCATAGATGGCGAAAGCCTGAAGGATTTTGAGTCCCGGATTCACGCACTTGAACATCGGCTCTATCCTGAGGTAATCTTTGACATCCTCGAGAGGCATATCCATTAA
- the rlmB gene encoding 23S rRNA (guanosine(2251)-2'-O)-methyltransferase RlmB produces the protein MSLLTGFHAIEEALKSASKGKGTLYVSGKGPRIRKIEDLAGNKEVSIVRLSARDLRDLTGKEHRGVALSIERYAPENSFEGFLASITDSQSNLLVLLLDGITDPHNLGAILRSADQFETDFVCIPERRSAAETEVVANSSAGAVHHVPFSQVPNLSRAVKQLKKCGFWVYGAAMGGDPINSVDLSGRVAIVLGSEGRGISANLASHCDAEVAVPTRGRVDSLNVSVAAGIILYEIRRQQDW, from the coding sequence ATGAGCTTGTTGACCGGTTTTCATGCAATAGAAGAGGCTTTGAAATCAGCTTCCAAAGGTAAAGGAACACTCTATGTATCCGGCAAGGGGCCGAGAATACGAAAAATAGAGGACCTTGCCGGAAATAAGGAAGTATCCATTGTCAGACTTTCCGCACGTGATCTGAGAGACCTTACCGGCAAAGAGCACCGTGGAGTTGCGCTTTCGATTGAGAGGTATGCACCCGAGAACTCATTTGAGGGTTTTTTGGCCTCTATTACCGATTCTCAGTCCAATCTCCTGGTTCTTTTGTTGGACGGGATTACTGATCCTCACAATCTTGGTGCTATTCTGCGCTCCGCTGACCAGTTCGAAACTGATTTTGTATGTATTCCTGAACGCAGGAGTGCCGCAGAAACTGAAGTGGTAGCCAATAGTTCGGCGGGTGCTGTACATCACGTGCCCTTCTCTCAGGTACCGAATCTTTCCAGGGCAGTAAAGCAGTTAAAGAAGTGCGGTTTCTGGGTCTACGGTGCGGCTATGGGGGGAGACCCGATCAATTCTGTGGATCTCTCCGGGCGGGTTGCTATTGTTCTTGGCAGCGAAGGACGGGGGATTTCCGCGAACCTTGCCTCCCACTGCGATGCGGAAGTCGCGGTGCCGACCAGAGGCCGGGTAGACTCCCTGAATGTTTCGGTGGCCGCAGGAATTATCCTCTACGAGATCCGCCGCCAGCAAGACTGGTAA
- the dnaJ gene encoding molecular chaperone DnaJ produces the protein MAKRDYYEVLGVSKDASKEEIKRAYRKLAVQNHPDRNPGDKEAEERFKEATEAYEVLGDDQKRQTYDQFGFAGLEGMGGGAHDYSTVFRDFEDIFGDFGGIFDSFFGGGSRGGRRRPSGGGNRGSDLRYNLEVSFKDAIFGTKLEISYRKNAACSVCSGKGTTSGSGKRVCPTCGGSGQVRRSSGFFSIASPCPTCSGEGYIIENPCSACGGSGVQPKTQKIKVTIPPGIEHGKRINIPGQGDAGSSGGSSGDLYVYISVAPHKFYERDRNDLYCVIPISITQAALGGEIFVPTLDEKKIKVKIPAGTQNGKILRIRNEGVPHLHNAQTRGDLYIKISVTVPGKLSGKAKSLLKELSELEGENTHPEPIPLSQLH, from the coding sequence TTGGCCAAACGTGATTACTACGAAGTTCTGGGGGTGTCGAAGGATGCCTCAAAAGAAGAGATAAAACGAGCATATAGAAAACTGGCGGTACAAAACCATCCGGACCGCAATCCCGGTGATAAGGAAGCAGAGGAGCGCTTTAAAGAGGCTACCGAGGCCTATGAGGTCCTTGGAGATGATCAAAAGCGCCAGACCTATGACCAGTTCGGTTTTGCCGGGCTTGAAGGTATGGGCGGCGGCGCGCATGATTATTCAACCGTCTTCCGGGATTTCGAGGATATATTCGGTGATTTCGGAGGCATTTTTGACTCGTTTTTCGGCGGCGGAAGCCGGGGAGGGCGAAGGCGGCCATCGGGTGGGGGGAATCGCGGATCAGATTTGCGGTACAACCTGGAGGTTTCTTTTAAAGACGCGATTTTCGGCACCAAGCTGGAGATTTCCTACAGGAAGAACGCCGCCTGTTCTGTCTGCAGCGGCAAGGGTACCACCTCCGGCAGCGGAAAGAGGGTATGTCCAACCTGCGGCGGGTCCGGACAGGTCCGCAGAAGCTCCGGATTTTTCTCCATCGCATCACCGTGCCCTACATGTTCCGGAGAAGGATACATCATCGAAAATCCGTGTTCCGCCTGCGGTGGATCCGGAGTTCAGCCGAAAACACAAAAGATAAAGGTAACGATTCCTCCGGGCATTGAACATGGAAAGAGGATCAACATTCCGGGACAGGGCGATGCCGGATCCAGCGGAGGTTCTTCGGGGGACCTGTATGTCTATATCAGTGTTGCACCCCACAAGTTCTACGAGCGGGACAGGAATGATCTGTACTGTGTTATACCAATTTCTATTACCCAGGCGGCTTTGGGCGGAGAAATCTTCGTTCCTACCCTGGATGAGAAAAAGATAAAGGTAAAGATTCCCGCCGGGACACAGAACGGAAAAATCCTGAGAATTCGGAACGAAGGTGTACCGCATTTGCATAACGCCCAAACCAGGGGAGACCTCTACATTAAAATCAGCGTTACTGTTCCCGGTAAGCTCTCCGGAAAAGCCAAATCATTGCTCAAGGAACTTTCCGAACTTGAAGGAGAAAACACGCATCCTGAACCAATTCCACTTTCTCAATTACACTGA
- a CDS encoding AIR carboxylase family protein produces the protein MKDILVLIGSESDKDSVKPAVDLMDEKKISFDLKVYSAHRNLEELQKFLKDNENNYRLIIAAAGLSAALPGVVASISSKPVIGVPLIAGALSGIDALLSILQLPKGIPVATMGIGKQGVLNAVHLAERILKA, from the coding sequence ATGAAAGACATTCTGGTGTTAATAGGGTCTGAATCCGACAAAGATTCAGTCAAACCCGCCGTCGACCTGATGGATGAGAAAAAGATCTCCTTTGATCTGAAGGTCTACTCAGCCCACCGTAACCTCGAGGAGCTGCAGAAATTCCTTAAAGATAACGAGAACAATTACCGCCTGATTATTGCTGCTGCGGGATTGTCTGCCGCCCTTCCCGGGGTTGTTGCCTCCATCTCGTCCAAACCGGTAATCGGCGTCCCTCTTATCGCGGGCGCATTAAGCGGAATTGACGCGCTGCTGTCAATACTGCAATTGCCCAAAGGAATCCCGGTGGCTACTATGGGCATCGGCAAACAGGGGGTTCTGAATGCAGTACACCTGGCCGAGAGAATACTGAAAGCCTGA
- the dnaK gene encoding molecular chaperone DnaK has protein sequence MGRIIGIDLGTTNSCVAVMEGGEPVVIQNAEGQRTTPSIVGFTAKGERLVGQPAKNQIVTNPENTVYSIKRFMGRRFGEVPAEIGMVPYKIKDAGNGEVRVLVHDKEHSPQEISAAILQKMKKTAEDYLGETVTEAVITVPAYFNDAQRQATKDAGRIAGLEVKRIVNEPTAASLAYGFGKDKKEEKIAVYDLGGGTFDISVLELGDGVFEVKSTNGDTHLGGDNFDQRIIDWLVSNFKNDYGIDLTQDRMALQRLKEAAEKAKIELSSTQSTEINLPFITADSTGPKHLQYSLTRAKLEQMVGDLVQKTKDPCLKAMKDAGVVPEDIDEVILVGGSTRMPAVQQIVKELFKKEPHKGVNPDEVVAMGAAIQGGILGGDVKDVLLLDVTPLSLGIETLGGVFTKLIERNTTIPTRKSQIFSTAADNQTAVSIHVLQGEREMANQNRTLGRFDLVGIPPAPRGVPQIEVTFDIDANGIVHVSAKDMGTGKEQKIRIESSSGLSEDEINKMVKDAEMHAAEDKKEREKIEVRNEADNLVYATEKSLSEYGDKVSDSDKSAIQAALNDLKNSLDTASVEDLRNKIQTLTQASHKLAEEMYKNTAGQAGGDAGAQAGGSAGTAGDSSSAETDSGNVEDVDYEVVDDDEKDN, from the coding sequence ATGGGAAGAATCATCGGCATCGATCTAGGAACAACAAACTCCTGCGTTGCAGTTATGGAGGGCGGGGAACCGGTAGTAATACAAAACGCCGAAGGACAACGCACAACCCCGTCCATCGTTGGTTTTACTGCCAAGGGTGAACGCCTGGTTGGACAGCCGGCCAAAAACCAGATTGTAACCAACCCGGAGAATACGGTCTATTCAATCAAGCGTTTTATGGGACGCCGCTTTGGCGAGGTTCCGGCAGAGATCGGAATGGTCCCTTATAAAATAAAAGATGCCGGAAACGGCGAGGTGCGGGTTCTTGTTCATGACAAGGAACACTCTCCGCAGGAGATTTCGGCGGCGATTCTGCAGAAGATGAAAAAGACTGCGGAAGATTATCTTGGAGAGACTGTCACCGAGGCAGTTATTACTGTTCCCGCGTATTTTAATGACGCCCAGCGTCAGGCTACCAAGGACGCCGGACGCATTGCCGGGCTCGAGGTCAAACGTATTGTAAACGAGCCGACCGCGGCTTCTCTGGCATACGGCTTCGGCAAGGACAAAAAGGAAGAGAAGATCGCTGTCTACGACCTGGGAGGCGGTACCTTTGATATTTCTGTTCTCGAACTCGGGGACGGGGTATTTGAGGTTAAATCTACCAATGGCGATACCCATCTTGGCGGCGATAACTTTGATCAGAGGATCATTGACTGGCTGGTTTCCAACTTCAAGAATGATTACGGTATCGATCTTACCCAGGACCGTATGGCTTTGCAGCGCTTGAAAGAGGCAGCCGAAAAGGCAAAGATTGAGCTTTCCAGTACCCAGTCAACCGAAATCAACCTGCCTTTTATTACTGCCGATTCTACCGGCCCCAAGCATCTTCAGTACAGTCTGACCCGGGCCAAGTTAGAGCAGATGGTTGGCGATCTGGTCCAGAAGACCAAGGATCCCTGTCTCAAGGCCATGAAGGACGCCGGAGTCGTACCTGAGGACATTGACGAGGTTATCCTCGTAGGGGGCTCAACCCGTATGCCTGCGGTACAGCAGATAGTAAAGGAGCTTTTCAAGAAAGAACCGCACAAGGGTGTTAATCCCGATGAGGTAGTTGCCATGGGCGCTGCTATTCAGGGAGGTATTCTTGGCGGCGATGTAAAAGATGTCCTTTTGCTGGATGTAACACCTCTTTCCCTGGGAATTGAAACCCTGGGCGGTGTTTTTACCAAACTCATTGAGCGGAATACTACTATTCCGACTCGCAAGAGCCAGATTTTCTCTACTGCTGCGGATAATCAGACGGCGGTATCCATCCATGTGCTGCAGGGAGAACGGGAGATGGCCAACCAGAACCGAACCCTTGGCCGTTTTGATCTCGTTGGTATTCCTCCGGCTCCCCGGGGTGTTCCTCAGATCGAAGTAACCTTCGATATTGACGCCAATGGTATTGTTCATGTTTCCGCCAAGGATATGGGTACCGGGAAGGAACAGAAGATCAGGATAGAAAGCTCTTCCGGCCTCTCCGAGGATGAGATCAACAAGATGGTAAAAGATGCCGAGATGCACGCCGCGGAGGATAAAAAGGAGCGGGAGAAGATTGAAGTCCGTAATGAGGCGGATAATCTGGTCTACGCTACCGAGAAGAGTTTAAGTGAATACGGCGACAAGGTCAGCGATTCCGACAAGAGCGCTATTCAGGCAGCTCTGAATGACTTGAAGAACAGTCTGGACACTGCTTCAGTTGAGGATCTGCGGAACAAGATTCAGACCCTGACTCAGGCTTCCCACAAACTGGCCGAAGAGATGTACAAGAACACTGCAGGCCAGGCCGGTGGTGACGCAGGTGCTCAGGCCGGTGGATCTGCCGGGACTGCGGGAGACAGCTCCTCTGCAGAAACCGACAGCGGTAATGTGGAAGACGTTGACTACGAGGTGGTCGACGACGACGAAAAAGATAATTAA